A window of Parambassis ranga chromosome 10, fParRan2.1, whole genome shotgun sequence contains these coding sequences:
- the insb gene encoding preproinsulin b has translation MKIKCITGWIYNSANLLSQGAWHKAKKDRGVADRCLTLMAKVPWVVSMLLLLMLHSPGVSPNPVQHLCGSHLVDALYFVCGERGFFYNPNRPHKRDLEHLLGFLSKSARKEPHLWRALSGRYEPKVKRGIVEQCCHKPCSIYHLEAYCN, from the exons ATGAAAATAAAGTGTATCACAGGCTGGATCTATAATTCAGCCAATCTACTGAGCCAAGGAGCCTGGCACAAGGCCAAGAAGGATAGAGGAGTGGCGG ACAGAT GTCTCACTCTTATGGCCAAGGTACCATGGGTGGTGTCCATGCTGTTACTGCTCATGCTCCACTCTCCAGGGGTGTCCCCGAACCCCGTTCAACACCTATGTGGCTCCCACCTGGTGGACGCCCTGTACTTTGTGTGTGGAGAGCGGGGATTTTTCTACAATCCGAACCGACCCCACAAGCGAGATCTGGAACATCTGCTCG GGTTCCTGTCTAAAAGTGCCAGAAAGGAGCCACATCTGTGGAGAGCTCTGTCTGGCCGCTATGAGCCCAAGGTGAAGAGAGGCATCGTGGAGCAGTGCTGCCATAAGCCATGCAGCATTTACCACCTGGAGGCCTACTGCAACTGA